One genomic window of Leptospira paudalimensis includes the following:
- a CDS encoding ankyrin repeat domain-containing protein, translating to MKTILSCSNCLSGHSISSSKLEGKKGKYRCKKCSIWNHFDFRKNLTGERSDSLVLFDLNFIGQIPNHTLQGQIFGRYTTNFVSEWSNEELVFLKDEEGNDDDVRISISGLPEIVRLKNFDYDITTTTPSKTLSIIINHNVNISPVRLSLTVEDYDHALVNGKLYLAISDEWNTFLHGSFTATHIYKIEFDEYGVANKELPDFISSYLASKIYALSGNILLLQKHYPSLTEKEKDELLTLVMYHWPENQTTVSEVHFKETNIQAKFQLTQRKLNETFIFLISNQLKPNANHWHIIHDVVCHSESEPIFIPILKSKFPEEYHQNLGNQLETKNEDKTLDWLDEDDVYLLDSFVRTVGSLDYIIKDSIRNPLGFTLLQEAFVRSKFKSCMRLLERGANPNILDANGESAIFKLCQDNKLRLQEKTALMDELIKRGAMVNLQSVNGMSPLHWCSVFGEPSLAKRLIQAGVDIHITDQIGSTALHEACKFGNSSVLALLLESGAKANGKTLEEKTGRDLAFENLEIAELESDEEKKNRYQRVLSLLDVYGG from the coding sequence AATGTTCCATTTGGAACCATTTTGATTTTCGAAAGAACCTCACTGGTGAAAGATCCGACTCACTCGTGTTATTTGATCTAAATTTTATAGGTCAAATTCCCAACCATACCCTTCAAGGACAAATTTTTGGAAGGTATACCACAAACTTTGTATCCGAGTGGTCAAATGAAGAGTTAGTTTTTTTGAAAGATGAGGAGGGAAACGATGATGATGTTCGGATTTCTATCTCTGGACTTCCTGAAATTGTTCGTTTAAAAAATTTTGATTATGATATCACAACAACGACACCTTCCAAAACTCTCAGTATCATCATCAATCATAATGTCAACATTTCTCCTGTTAGACTTTCCTTAACGGTAGAAGATTATGACCATGCACTTGTGAATGGAAAATTGTATTTGGCAATTTCCGATGAGTGGAATACGTTTTTACACGGTAGTTTTACAGCTACTCATATTTATAAAATTGAGTTTGATGAATATGGAGTAGCAAACAAAGAACTTCCCGATTTTATCTCAAGTTATTTAGCATCCAAAATTTATGCGTTGTCTGGTAATATATTATTATTACAAAAACATTATCCATCATTAACAGAAAAAGAAAAAGATGAATTACTCACACTTGTGATGTATCACTGGCCCGAAAACCAAACAACTGTTTCGGAAGTACATTTCAAAGAAACAAACATCCAAGCAAAATTCCAACTCACTCAGAGAAAACTGAACGAAACTTTTATTTTTTTAATTTCCAATCAATTAAAACCAAATGCAAACCATTGGCATATCATTCATGATGTTGTTTGCCATTCAGAATCCGAACCAATCTTCATCCCCATTCTCAAATCAAAATTTCCAGAGGAATACCACCAAAACTTAGGAAATCAATTAGAAACTAAAAATGAAGATAAAACTTTAGATTGGTTAGATGAAGATGATGTTTATTTATTAGATTCTTTTGTAAGAACAGTTGGATCCTTAGATTATATCATTAAAGATTCCATTCGCAATCCTCTTGGTTTTACTTTATTACAAGAGGCTTTTGTACGTTCTAAATTCAAATCTTGTATGCGATTATTGGAAAGAGGTGCAAACCCCAATATTTTAGATGCTAATGGAGAATCTGCCATCTTCAAATTATGCCAAGACAACAAACTTCGTTTGCAAGAAAAAACTGCACTCATGGATGAACTCATCAAACGTGGAGCTATGGTAAACTTACAATCGGTAAATGGAATGTCACCTCTCCATTGGTGTTCTGTTTTTGGAGAACCAAGTTTGGCAAAACGACTCATCCAAGCAGGTGTTGACATTCACATAACGGATCAAATTGGCAGTACTGCTCTACACGAAGCTTGTAAATTTGGAAATTCTTCTGTCCTTGCTTTATTACTCGAATCGGGAGCGAAAGCAAATGGGAAAACCTTGGAGGAAAAAACAGGCCGTGATTTAGCCTTTGAAAATTTAGAAATTGCCGAACTGGAATCAGACGAAGAGAAAAAGAACCGTTACCAAAGGGTTCTTTCTCTCCTTGATGTGTATGGTGGTTAA
- a CDS encoding ABA4-like family protein yields MNSSLMFTIANSIALLSWFVLIITPNQNKVIPYLRVMISGLFLGGLYIFALSLGFGKAEGNFSSLESVRSLFTNDEFLLAGWVHYLSFDLFIGTWEAEDGKSIGIHRLYLVPIHFLTFYYGPVGLVLYLIVKVIKTKRFGF; encoded by the coding sequence ATGAACTCATCTCTTATGTTTACGATTGCAAATTCGATTGCACTCCTTTCCTGGTTTGTATTAATCATTACACCAAACCAAAATAAGGTGATACCATACCTTCGCGTTATGATTTCGGGTCTATTTCTTGGAGGGTTATACATTTTTGCCCTGTCTCTAGGTTTTGGGAAGGCAGAAGGCAATTTTTCAAGTTTGGAATCGGTGCGTTCTTTATTTACAAACGATGAATTTCTGTTAGCTGGATGGGTGCATTATCTATCATTTGATTTGTTTATCGGAACTTGGGAAGCAGAAGATGGAAAGTCAATTGGAATCCATCGATTGTACCTTGTTCCCATTCATTTCCTCACTTTCTATTATGGTCCAGTGGGACTCGTTTTGTACTTGATCGTTAAGGTGATCAAAACAAAACGATTTGGATTTTAA